A section of the Nitrospira sp. genome encodes:
- a CDS encoding neuraminidase-like domain-containing protein, which yields MSRKPETKPTRLAQSRGKAPAKGSSHRKSKPESATAGAFVVTGRVRDANDRPVAGVLVRAYDQDLRTRQKLGETRTDAEGRYQITYRRTAFCRADKASADLYTVVVNADEQDLVRSSVLFNAPAETTIDHVIAGGEKQESEYERVLNAIRPLLVGQGEQGQDLPITELTDSDIQFLTQEMGVPSEQIALFVKAHQSAAVVRRDKTTTTPKERSDKPADNRTVPAELYYGWFRQGIPTEPKALWSSNADDLIAAFTAAIERNIVPQHLAGWLDKLSARIEAQKIDMALQPAADGHTASLGDLLATMPGRLSTKKERLVAGALLDTGVTETGFAARLRDAGFSAGEIASVQVTRALGGLTGGNRTLVRELQTLRGEAGDPSLRFLASVTPVRWLEFAVKHRSDGPRGTSPELYAEGLERAVEAQHPTAVLAARIHSGHVELHDAALKEAAAMLASNPELELQAHNARAVVDRLEGVNDKERLVTSLQKIQRAQKLTGGWREAGLLLDKGLTTALHIVQLGPKAFQESVGPDLPAERAGAIYAEAQHVHDTAVALIAMAYADKNYLSGFKSAGEHEADSPDTSNYPNIRRLFGNLTTCECEHCQSVLSPAAYLVDLLRFLDPPSGATRVVTPALSTLLARRPDIADIELTCRNTKQEVPYIDLVLEVLENAIGLPIEIPAPYGFDPQADLGLNPVPVRVTTALRAVLERSAISVGEPLHIERSARQLLIGTFTDWMITDGARHWTLRHFPRSLTLSGLRRLPKVLSVTEYEAARRQLDQGRLPNVDWLMPPGDSPRNGNLPLKGAPTVTPVQAGVRWTVTYTRAVRVAFTMAAPVSVVILKSADGGQQLDAGQYPTAMAQMVFFGLRNGQIVEPLRSMLPDGLPYRIAPAGADWEISVTEEVTLQYVPERLSIASLTYQTSDAREDALATPENRNPEAYNRLDASVYPWTLPFNLWLEEVRAFLERGGVSRRGLMERCKPETRWADQAIAREVLGLSPAEASIVTATNPRPQWEYWGLQESGNRVVDRNDEHYIASGLWTDVLGFNVSILLQQSGLSYRELLNVLQTRFVRAVAPVLTPIGAECNPSGMKLPGLNAAQLDRIHRFVRLWRKVGGSPFELDLAIAATTVDRTSLNEAALLRLSNLRRLHELLGLSVSDLAAWWGSLTESYDDYTAAPRRSVKSLYERVFLNPAVANPPDHDFALNDQRSEIVYPTPGTAPALANKAAAVAAALGITRPDFDALLAHLLALQELDDPPTLKLKNLSALFRHVSMAKALRLSIVDFIRLKRVIAIDPFSSPAQAITFVEQAQAIAKSGFSVEALQYLLQYALGDEPNPLLPIEWLSGTLMNLREALQVVRLDVTGGADRPEDHLAKALAGLGWYDELVKEAVDLFASDGRLTVTVPGNPAVAVPPALAALVVYRRADGRLSGSPALNANQWSTLDLANVASPSARAAITMLRTKIDAFLVALPALARRLQSFELPVFRVAYVQQSPPVIPKDLSRRCYVDKGSKQVSFVGWMSDAQQAGLAAVLSAPVAAALKLKSDQYAEAVALNRFFPAENDIRALFAVDQTPATRVDRVLQRLLPYLCRKAAAESLAQAVELDRALVERLLSTGLDRDLTLGALLDHEFANGDARVTLTPSAFPRQARALCKLHKAAFVYRTFKMRPDEVQWLPSADLQPLAFDVLSLDALPSAPGDADVRYGAWRRLAQLFELRDRPSLGPKLIAKLQSLMCVDPATLVEAQTDVAAQVAYLAAGLDSSAEDVSWATQTQLNLQWPADYQAAVRIAEAIGWLAKRTLAKAMRLSVDDVTDAMAKLNLAWPADVQNPSRLDDLLQLLSTVQRLGGKASECFALAEDRAPAPGVAARPGPNEAMLARELLRGRSDGRTWLQRLRPISDRLRHQQRDALVAYLIANPPANAVAKGLWRDANDLYEHFLIDPRMSACKTSTRILHAISAVQLFVQRCLMNLETGVSPAAIDADRWKWMKNYRVWEANRKVFLYPENWIEPELRDDKSELFRELEGQLQQSEFDNERAEELLKVYLKQLEDISSLAVVGMYVDNEALDGEPEIRIHVLGRTRNRPSRFYYRRWVLTQRTNRWEPWEHVALEGVKSDHVLPFVMRGDVYVAWPEITQLAAEPGVGGATAPGAKWRVQMAWIRRTSRGWTDRLMSSDVFEHPWVYGKDENQTFTFRVRSSVAGSTDIDCYGAKREGALLYDAPSTADILPFRTFFPLVRSAPWIMVTLSGVVYASYANGTIYRPLANASVRVYVKLNGTPEEITTARNDIQWDEDHGLGLSGAPAYNSTEDTSTVTDANGNFTLTLSLAAWLHGSDLFGNHDTGYYRQSALRTNPTFELSVSFGSASPQSKSFPYKDSSSNEVYQHHSQLRFQQNFIIGIGGAAPGGEADRPVTIVPVKKFRIYTADDAEWLPLTTPLPALPSGALTYGSGFKVTGASQSSSLTLSDNGGGNAVTVWSGVSPSYSLLPAAPFEYQAAEVVVYRDAQNSYFIRRENTHTDPVNSQGRLQIVVNGHPRASELRREVSLGGVPQLFDLIQQTWQHAANFDIHAPSASVDLTRSLPRPAMYFEPDQAHSPYAGYNTELFFHVPMLVAGFLSSNQRFGDAQQWLHFIFDPTTEDAVNGNQRYWRYLPFRNHSMTTPIEELLKLLGDPNVPATDSRKQQITAQIDLWSRSPFRPHAVARMRPQAYQINVVFKYLDNLIAWGDSLFRQYTTESVNEATQLYVLAAKLLGPRPQSVPRPRARLPRPLTYRRANDQWDEFSNAWLELEANLAKGGQGSWGMSMRGDKGLSTISSIGLLYFCVPRNEKLAAYWDKVDERLFNIRHCRNIDGVEQPLPLFQPPIDPALLVRAAAAGLDIGAVLADATMPLPYYRFGVLMGKAVDLCNEVKGLGSALLAALEKKDAEQLSRLRSNQEIDLLNLVSAVKEAQVATARADIDALSQSEQAAMARFAQYQRLLGNNSARVPDDFGADVEQTSAVAVAKADSSSELTNLGLTQAEIDQMGWSDTAMTYAAVAGAFNTASGILFAFPDISAGTPFFQSKFGGTNLGSVANAIGSFFSILERNAVHQSSRSAAIGQYQRRQDEWVFQSRMALKEIQQIRRQIIAAKIRADIAAKELDNHKKQIKDAEETDRFMREKYTNHELYQWMTQQLSGVYFRAYQLAYDCAKRAERAFQFELGLRRSTYIQFGYWDSLKKGLLSGERLGQDLRRMDVAYLDQNKREYEITKHVSLLQLDPLALVMLRESGRCEFTVPEAWFDMDYPGHYMRRLKSVSVTIPCIGGPYAAVSCTVTLLKSQIRHSNALDGGYRRDAQNDDPRFSDLFGPMQSIVTSSGQSDSGMFETNLRDERYLPFEGAGAVGTWRLALPADFKSFDYNSISDVILHIRYTAREGGEGLHAAAAGDLQTAVNELIASEGGKGVARLFSLRHEFPTEWQRFLSVTTDGTGDHQQTLSFGPERFPFFLRDRFVAGKVKVTKVHLLSTLTKKVSDTSTLYVTPPGDSFDEQEDGIALAVRDGYGDTLYGQRSFQQDKSVGNWTLLATSADFDALKSDTGDVLLRDVFVCFELTIT from the coding sequence ATGTCCAGAAAACCCGAAACCAAGCCGACTCGTCTTGCACAATCCCGCGGCAAGGCTCCCGCCAAAGGATCGAGTCATAGAAAATCCAAACCGGAGTCCGCCACAGCCGGCGCCTTTGTGGTCACGGGCCGCGTTCGCGACGCGAACGATCGCCCTGTGGCGGGGGTCCTGGTGCGTGCCTATGACCAAGACCTTCGTACGAGGCAGAAGCTTGGTGAGACCCGGACTGACGCGGAGGGACGCTATCAGATTACTTATCGCCGGACGGCGTTCTGCAGAGCCGATAAGGCAAGCGCGGATCTCTACACCGTGGTCGTCAACGCGGACGAGCAGGACCTGGTCCGCTCATCCGTCCTATTCAACGCGCCTGCTGAGACCACAATCGACCATGTGATCGCCGGCGGCGAGAAGCAGGAATCCGAGTACGAGCGCGTGCTGAATGCCATACGTCCGCTCCTCGTGGGGCAGGGCGAACAAGGGCAGGACCTGCCGATCACCGAACTTACCGACAGCGACATCCAGTTCCTGACTCAAGAGATGGGCGTTCCTTCCGAGCAGATCGCGCTCTTCGTCAAGGCCCATCAATCTGCCGCAGTCGTTCGACGCGACAAGACGACCACGACACCCAAAGAGCGGTCAGACAAGCCGGCAGACAATCGGACCGTTCCTGCAGAACTCTACTACGGCTGGTTTCGACAGGGTATCCCGACTGAACCGAAGGCACTCTGGTCGAGCAACGCCGATGACCTGATTGCCGCGTTCACTGCCGCCATCGAACGGAACATCGTCCCGCAGCACCTTGCAGGGTGGTTGGACAAGCTGTCGGCTCGTATCGAAGCGCAAAAGATAGACATGGCACTGCAGCCGGCAGCCGACGGGCACACCGCGTCGCTGGGCGATCTGTTGGCCACGATGCCGGGACGGTTATCGACGAAGAAAGAGCGCCTCGTCGCAGGAGCTCTCCTCGATACCGGCGTCACCGAGACGGGCTTTGCCGCGCGACTTCGCGATGCGGGGTTCAGCGCCGGTGAGATCGCGTCCGTCCAAGTGACGCGGGCGCTTGGCGGATTGACCGGTGGAAACCGGACGTTGGTACGGGAACTACAGACATTGCGCGGGGAGGCCGGCGATCCGTCCCTGCGGTTTCTCGCATCGGTGACGCCGGTCCGTTGGCTGGAGTTTGCCGTAAAGCACCGGTCCGACGGTCCGCGTGGAACCAGTCCTGAACTTTATGCCGAAGGCCTCGAGCGAGCCGTTGAAGCGCAACATCCGACGGCGGTCCTCGCCGCGCGCATCCACTCAGGTCATGTGGAACTGCACGATGCCGCGCTGAAGGAGGCGGCGGCGATGCTGGCGTCGAATCCTGAATTGGAATTGCAGGCGCACAATGCGCGCGCGGTCGTCGATCGTCTCGAGGGTGTCAACGACAAAGAGCGGCTCGTGACCAGCTTGCAGAAGATCCAGCGAGCCCAGAAGTTGACCGGAGGATGGCGTGAGGCGGGGTTGTTGCTCGACAAAGGGCTCACCACGGCGCTGCACATCGTTCAACTCGGTCCAAAAGCCTTTCAAGAATCCGTCGGGCCCGACCTGCCGGCGGAACGCGCCGGCGCCATCTATGCCGAAGCGCAGCACGTGCATGATACGGCCGTCGCGCTCATCGCCATGGCCTATGCCGATAAGAATTACCTGTCGGGTTTCAAGTCGGCCGGCGAGCACGAAGCCGACTCTCCGGACACATCGAACTATCCGAATATCCGCCGCCTCTTCGGTAATCTGACGACCTGTGAATGCGAGCACTGCCAATCGGTGTTGAGTCCCGCCGCCTATCTGGTCGATCTGCTCCGTTTCCTCGATCCGCCGAGCGGCGCGACGCGCGTGGTCACGCCCGCATTGTCGACGCTGTTGGCGCGACGGCCCGATATCGCGGATATCGAGCTCACATGCCGGAACACGAAGCAGGAGGTCCCCTACATCGATCTCGTGCTCGAAGTGCTGGAAAATGCGATCGGCTTGCCGATCGAGATTCCCGCCCCCTACGGATTCGATCCGCAAGCCGATCTGGGCTTGAATCCGGTGCCGGTTCGCGTGACGACGGCGCTGCGGGCCGTGCTGGAGCGCAGCGCGATCTCGGTCGGTGAACCGCTTCACATCGAGCGGTCCGCCAGGCAGTTGCTGATCGGGACGTTTACGGACTGGATGATCACCGACGGGGCGCGGCATTGGACGCTGCGTCACTTTCCGCGATCGCTGACCCTGTCGGGTCTCCGCAGACTTCCCAAGGTCCTGAGCGTGACGGAGTACGAGGCGGCGCGCCGTCAACTGGACCAAGGCCGGTTGCCGAACGTTGACTGGCTGATGCCGCCGGGAGACAGCCCGCGTAACGGGAATCTTCCCCTCAAAGGCGCTCCGACGGTCACGCCGGTGCAAGCCGGCGTCAGATGGACCGTCACGTATACCAGGGCCGTTCGGGTCGCCTTTACGATGGCCGCACCGGTGAGCGTGGTCATCCTAAAGTCGGCGGACGGGGGCCAACAACTCGACGCGGGTCAGTATCCCACCGCTATGGCGCAGATGGTGTTTTTTGGGTTGCGGAACGGACAGATCGTCGAACCGCTGCGCAGCATGCTGCCGGACGGCTTGCCGTACCGGATCGCTCCTGCCGGAGCCGACTGGGAGATTTCGGTCACAGAGGAGGTCACGCTGCAGTATGTTCCCGAGCGGCTCAGTATCGCTTCACTGACGTATCAGACGTCCGACGCGCGCGAGGATGCGCTGGCGACTCCGGAAAACCGAAATCCGGAGGCCTACAACAGGCTGGATGCCTCAGTCTATCCGTGGACCTTGCCTTTCAATCTTTGGCTCGAAGAGGTGAGGGCATTCCTCGAGCGGGGCGGCGTCTCTCGTCGTGGGCTGATGGAGCGGTGCAAGCCCGAGACTCGGTGGGCCGATCAAGCCATTGCGCGCGAGGTGCTCGGTCTCTCGCCGGCGGAGGCGAGCATCGTCACCGCGACGAACCCGCGTCCTCAATGGGAGTACTGGGGCTTACAGGAGAGCGGGAATCGGGTCGTGGATCGTAACGACGAACACTACATTGCATCCGGATTGTGGACCGACGTGTTGGGCTTCAACGTGTCCATCCTGTTGCAACAATCCGGTCTGAGCTACCGCGAATTGCTCAATGTGCTGCAGACGCGATTCGTTCGGGCCGTTGCGCCGGTGCTGACGCCGATCGGCGCAGAGTGCAACCCCAGCGGCATGAAGCTCCCGGGATTGAACGCTGCGCAACTCGATCGCATCCACCGGTTCGTGCGTCTCTGGAGAAAGGTCGGCGGATCCCCCTTCGAACTTGATCTGGCGATCGCCGCCACGACGGTCGATCGGACGAGCCTGAATGAGGCTGCGCTCCTGCGCCTGTCGAATCTGAGACGGCTGCACGAGTTGCTCGGTCTGTCCGTTTCGGATCTTGCGGCCTGGTGGGGTTCGTTGACGGAGAGTTACGACGACTACACGGCGGCGCCACGGCGTTCGGTCAAGAGCTTGTACGAACGCGTATTTCTCAATCCCGCGGTCGCCAATCCGCCGGACCATGACTTTGCCCTGAACGATCAACGATCCGAAATTGTCTATCCGACGCCAGGGACAGCTCCGGCGCTCGCGAACAAAGCGGCTGCCGTGGCCGCCGCCCTGGGCATCACGCGGCCCGATTTCGACGCCCTCCTCGCGCACCTGCTGGCGCTGCAGGAGTTGGATGATCCGCCCACCTTGAAGCTCAAGAATCTCTCCGCGCTGTTTCGCCACGTTTCCATGGCCAAAGCCTTGCGCCTCTCGATCGTCGACTTCATTCGCTTGAAACGCGTGATCGCGATCGATCCATTCTCCAGTCCCGCCCAGGCGATCACCTTCGTCGAGCAGGCGCAGGCGATTGCGAAGAGCGGTTTCTCGGTCGAAGCACTGCAATACCTGCTGCAGTATGCGCTCGGTGACGAGCCGAATCCGCTGCTTCCCATCGAGTGGCTGTCGGGCACGTTGATGAATCTTCGAGAGGCGCTGCAGGTCGTGCGCCTTGACGTCACCGGCGGCGCCGATCGGCCGGAAGACCATCTCGCCAAGGCGCTCGCGGGCTTGGGCTGGTATGACGAGCTGGTCAAGGAGGCCGTCGACCTGTTCGCATCGGATGGCCGGCTCACAGTGACGGTGCCGGGCAATCCGGCAGTCGCCGTTCCACCGGCGCTCGCCGCTCTCGTCGTCTATCGCAGGGCCGACGGCAGACTGAGCGGATCCCCCGCGCTCAACGCCAATCAATGGAGCACATTGGATCTGGCGAACGTCGCCTCGCCGTCGGCCAGGGCCGCCATCACCATGCTGCGCACAAAGATCGACGCCTTCTTGGTCGCTCTGCCGGCTCTCGCACGCCGCCTGCAATCATTCGAGCTCCCGGTGTTCAGGGTCGCCTATGTCCAGCAGTCACCCCCGGTCATCCCGAAGGACTTGTCGCGCCGGTGCTATGTCGACAAGGGCTCGAAGCAAGTCAGCTTCGTCGGATGGATGAGCGACGCTCAGCAAGCGGGGCTCGCCGCGGTTCTGTCCGCGCCGGTCGCTGCTGCCCTCAAATTGAAGTCGGATCAGTATGCGGAGGCGGTTGCGTTGAATCGTTTCTTCCCCGCGGAGAACGATATCCGCGCGCTGTTTGCGGTGGACCAGACGCCGGCGACACGGGTCGATCGGGTCCTGCAACGGCTGTTGCCGTACCTGTGTCGCAAGGCGGCGGCGGAAAGCCTGGCGCAGGCCGTCGAGCTTGATCGAGCGCTCGTCGAGCGTTTGCTGTCGACCGGACTGGACCGCGACTTGACGCTGGGTGCGTTGCTCGACCACGAATTCGCGAACGGCGATGCGCGGGTGACCCTGACCCCGAGCGCGTTTCCGCGGCAGGCTCGCGCGCTGTGCAAGCTTCATAAAGCGGCGTTCGTCTATCGCACGTTCAAGATGCGCCCGGATGAAGTGCAATGGCTGCCGTCCGCCGATCTACAACCTCTGGCCTTCGACGTTCTTTCGCTCGATGCGCTCCCAAGTGCGCCGGGAGATGCGGACGTTCGTTACGGCGCATGGCGGCGATTGGCCCAGCTGTTCGAATTGCGTGATCGTCCCTCTCTCGGACCGAAACTGATCGCCAAGCTGCAATCGCTCATGTGCGTCGATCCGGCCACGCTGGTCGAGGCGCAGACGGACGTCGCCGCCCAGGTCGCCTACCTGGCGGCGGGCTTGGACAGCTCGGCCGAGGACGTGTCATGGGCGACGCAGACACAACTGAATCTACAATGGCCGGCCGACTATCAAGCCGCCGTCAGGATTGCTGAGGCGATTGGATGGCTGGCGAAACGGACTCTCGCCAAAGCGATGCGCCTATCGGTCGACGATGTGACGGATGCGATGGCCAAGCTGAACCTCGCGTGGCCGGCGGATGTGCAGAACCCGTCACGGCTCGACGACTTGCTGCAATTGTTGTCCACGGTGCAGCGGCTCGGCGGCAAGGCGAGCGAGTGCTTTGCGCTGGCCGAGGACAGGGCTCCGGCCCCCGGGGTCGCTGCGCGGCCCGGCCCGAACGAAGCGATGCTCGCGCGGGAGCTCTTGCGTGGACGATCCGACGGCCGCACCTGGTTGCAACGGCTCAGGCCCATCTCGGATAGGCTGCGGCACCAGCAGCGCGACGCGTTGGTCGCCTATCTGATCGCCAATCCCCCGGCCAATGCGGTGGCGAAGGGATTGTGGAGGGACGCGAACGATCTGTATGAGCATTTCCTGATCGATCCGCGCATGAGCGCGTGCAAGACCAGTACGCGCATTCTCCATGCGATCAGCGCCGTCCAGTTGTTCGTGCAGCGGTGTTTGATGAATCTTGAAACCGGGGTGTCGCCTGCTGCCATCGACGCCGATCGCTGGAAATGGATGAAGAACTACCGGGTGTGGGAGGCCAATCGGAAGGTCTTCTTGTATCCGGAGAACTGGATCGAGCCTGAATTGCGCGACGACAAGTCCGAGCTCTTTAGGGAGTTGGAAGGTCAGTTGCAGCAGAGCGAGTTCGACAACGAGCGGGCGGAGGAACTCCTCAAGGTGTATCTCAAGCAACTCGAGGATATCTCAAGCCTCGCCGTGGTCGGCATGTATGTGGACAACGAGGCGTTGGACGGTGAACCGGAAATTCGCATCCACGTGCTCGGCCGCACGCGAAACCGGCCGTCGCGGTTCTATTATCGGCGCTGGGTGTTGACCCAGCGGACGAACCGCTGGGAGCCGTGGGAGCACGTGGCGCTGGAGGGCGTCAAGTCGGACCATGTGTTGCCGTTCGTGATGCGCGGCGATGTCTATGTCGCGTGGCCGGAGATCACGCAACTGGCGGCGGAGCCCGGGGTCGGAGGCGCGACCGCACCAGGCGCAAAGTGGCGGGTTCAGATGGCGTGGATTCGCCGCACCAGCCGGGGATGGACCGATCGGCTCATGAGCAGCGATGTCTTCGAGCATCCGTGGGTCTACGGCAAGGACGAGAACCAGACTTTCACCTTCAGAGTCAGGAGCAGCGTGGCGGGTTCGACAGACATCGACTGTTACGGCGCCAAGCGTGAAGGCGCGCTGTTGTATGATGCGCCATCGACGGCTGATATCCTGCCCTTTCGGACATTCTTCCCCCTGGTCCGCAGTGCCCCCTGGATCATGGTCACGCTGTCCGGTGTCGTCTACGCCTCATATGCAAACGGCACCATCTATCGTCCGCTCGCGAACGCCTCCGTACGGGTGTATGTCAAGCTCAACGGAACCCCGGAAGAGATCACGACGGCCAGGAACGACATTCAGTGGGATGAGGACCATGGACTCGGGCTGTCCGGCGCTCCCGCCTATAACAGCACGGAGGACACCTCCACGGTCACGGATGCCAACGGCAACTTCACCCTGACATTGAGTCTGGCTGCATGGCTGCATGGCAGCGACCTTTTCGGCAATCATGACACAGGATACTATCGGCAGAGCGCCCTGAGGACAAATCCGACCTTTGAGCTGTCCGTGTCGTTCGGCAGCGCATCGCCTCAGTCCAAGAGCTTCCCGTACAAGGACTCGTCCTCGAATGAGGTGTACCAGCACCACAGCCAGTTGCGCTTTCAACAGAACTTTATTATCGGCATCGGCGGCGCTGCGCCGGGTGGTGAAGCAGACCGTCCCGTCACGATCGTTCCAGTCAAGAAATTCCGAATCTATACCGCAGACGATGCTGAATGGTTGCCGCTGACCACGCCGTTGCCGGCTCTGCCGAGCGGCGCGCTCACCTACGGTTCGGGATTCAAGGTGACGGGGGCCAGTCAGTCCTCTTCGTTGACCCTCTCGGACAATGGCGGCGGCAATGCCGTGACGGTATGGAGCGGGGTATCGCCGTCGTATTCGTTGCTGCCGGCGGCTCCCTTCGAATATCAAGCCGCCGAGGTCGTCGTCTATCGCGATGCCCAGAACAGCTATTTCATCCGCCGGGAAAATACGCATACCGATCCGGTGAACTCACAAGGCCGGCTGCAGATCGTGGTGAACGGGCATCCGCGTGCGAGTGAGTTGCGCCGTGAGGTCTCGCTCGGGGGAGTGCCGCAACTGTTCGATTTGATTCAGCAAACCTGGCAACACGCGGCCAATTTCGACATCCATGCGCCCAGCGCTTCCGTCGACCTCACTCGGTCGCTGCCGCGGCCCGCCATGTACTTCGAACCGGACCAGGCGCATTCGCCCTATGCGGGCTATAACACGGAACTGTTCTTCCACGTGCCGATGTTGGTCGCCGGATTCCTGAGCAGCAACCAACGTTTCGGCGATGCGCAGCAGTGGCTGCATTTCATTTTTGATCCGACGACGGAAGATGCCGTGAACGGCAACCAGCGCTACTGGCGCTACCTGCCGTTCCGCAATCACAGCATGACGACTCCGATTGAGGAATTGCTCAAATTGTTGGGCGATCCCAACGTGCCGGCGACCGACAGCCGGAAGCAGCAGATCACTGCGCAGATCGATTTGTGGTCGAGAAGCCCGTTTCGTCCGCATGCGGTCGCGCGCATGCGTCCACAAGCCTATCAAATCAATGTGGTGTTCAAGTATCTGGATAACTTGATCGCGTGGGGCGACTCGCTCTTCAGGCAATATACGACCGAATCCGTCAATGAAGCGACGCAACTGTATGTCCTGGCGGCGAAGTTGTTGGGGCCTCGTCCGCAGTCCGTCCCACGCCCCCGCGCACGGCTACCTCGGCCCCTGACCTATCGTCGAGCGAACGATCAATGGGATGAGTTCTCAAACGCATGGCTCGAGTTGGAAGCGAACTTGGCCAAAGGCGGACAAGGATCGTGGGGCATGTCGATGCGCGGGGACAAGGGTCTCTCCACGATATCGAGCATCGGGTTGCTGTATTTCTGCGTGCCGCGCAATGAAAAGCTCGCGGCATATTGGGATAAGGTGGATGAGCGACTGTTCAACATCCGACACTGCCGAAACATTGACGGCGTGGAGCAGCCGCTGCCGTTGTTCCAGCCGCCGATAGATCCTGCGTTGCTGGTGCGCGCCGCCGCTGCGGGCCTCGACATCGGCGCCGTGTTGGCCGACGCCACGATGCCGCTTCCGTACTACCGATTCGGTGTCTTGATGGGGAAGGCCGTGGATCTGTGCAATGAAGTGAAGGGGCTCGGCAGCGCCTTGTTGGCCGCATTGGAGAAAAAGGACGCGGAGCAACTGTCACGGTTGCGGTCGAATCAAGAGATCGATCTGCTCAATCTGGTGTCCGCGGTCAAGGAAGCGCAGGTCGCGACAGCCAGGGCCGATATCGATGCGTTGAGTCAGAGCGAACAGGCGGCCATGGCACGCTTTGCTCAATACCAGCGGTTGCTGGGTAACAACAGCGCGCGAGTGCCCGACGATTTCGGCGCCGATGTCGAACAGACATCGGCCGTCGCCGTGGCCAAGGCCGACTCTTCGAGCGAACTGACGAATTTGGGGTTGACGCAGGCGGAGATCGACCAAATGGGGTGGTCGGACACGGCGATGACCTATGCGGCCGTCGCGGGGGCATTCAATACCGCGTCCGGGATTTTGTTCGCATTTCCGGACATCAGCGCCGGCACGCCGTTTTTTCAGTCGAAGTTCGGCGGAACCAATCTGGGATCCGTGGCCAATGCGATCGGGTCGTTCTTCAGCATTTTGGAGCGCAACGCCGTCCATCAATCGAGTCGGTCCGCCGCGATCGGGCAATACCAGAGGCGCCAGGACGAATGGGTGTTCCAGAGCCGCATGGCGCTCAAGGAAATTCAACAGATCCGCCGGCAAATCATCGCGGCGAAGATTCGCGCGGATATCGCCGCCAAGGAGCTGGACAACCACAAGAAACAGATCAAGGACGCCGAGGAGACGGACCGGTTCATGCGCGAGAAATACACGAACCACGAGCTGTACCAGTGGATGACGCAGCAGTTGTCCGGCGTGTATTTTCGCGCGTATCAATTGGCCTATGATTGCGCCAAGCGCGCCGAGCGGGCGTTTCAGTTTGAACTCGGATTGAGGCGCTCAACCTATATTCAGTTCGGCTACTGGGATAGTTTGAAGAAAGGACTCTTGTCGGGAGAGCGATTGGGGCAGGACCTCAGGCGGATGGACGTGGCGTATCTGGATCAGAACAAGCGCGAGTACGAGATCACGAAGCATGTCTCTCTGCTGCAACTCGACCCCCTGGCGTTGGTGATGTTGCGCGAGTCGGGTCGCTGCGAGTTTACCGTGCCGGAGGCCTGGTTCGATATGGACTATCCCGGTCACTACATGCGCCGGCTGAAATCGGTGAGCGTCACGATTCCCTGCATCGGGGGTCCCTATGCCGCCGTGTCCTGTACGGTCACATTACTGAAGAGTCAGATCCGCCACAGCAATGCGCTCGACGGCGGGTACCGCCGGGACGCGCAAAACGACGATCCGCGTTTTTCGGATCTGTTCGGTCCGATGCAGTCCATAGTGACCAGCAGCGGACAGAGCGACAGCGGGATGTTCGAGACGAACTTGCGGGACGAGCGCTATCTGCCGTTCGAAGGCGCCGGCGCGGTCGGCACCTGGCGTTTAGCACTACCGGCGGACTTCAAGTCGTTTGACTATAATTCCATCTCCGATGTGATTCTGCATATCCGCTATACGGCCCGGGAAGGAGGCGAAGGGTTGCACGCGGCCGCCGCCGGTGATCTGCAGACCGCGGTCAATGAGCTGATCGCGAGCGAAGGAGGAAAGGGCGTGGCCCGGTTATTCAGCCTCCGCCACGAATTTCCGACCGAGTGGCAGCGATTCCTGAGCGTGACGACGGACGGCACGGGCGATCATCAACAGACCCTGTCGTTTGGGCCGGAGCGCTTTCCATTTTTCCTGCGCGACAGGTTTGTCGCAGGCAAGGTCAAGGTGACCAAGGTGCATCTCCTCTCGACGCTCACAAAGAAAGTATCCGACACCAGCACGCTCTATGTTACGCCGCCGGGGGATTCGTTCGATGAACAGGAAGACGGGATCGCCCTTGCCGTACGCGACGGGTATGGGGACACCCTGTACGGTCAGCGGAGCTTCCAGCAAGACAAGAGCGTCGGAAATTGGACGCTGCTCGCAACATCCGCCGATTTTGATGCGCTGAAGAGTGACACAGGCGACGTCTTGTTGAGGGATGTCTTCGTGTGTTTCGAACTGACCATCACCTGA